In one window of Duganella dendranthematis DNA:
- a CDS encoding BON domain-containing protein — protein MKQMSKKVLAVALVAALGSSWALAQTAPQGQATPAADNTKMNNRDKGDPAQTPQTQSNAKADRDLLASVRRTIVKDKSLSTSAHNIKILVENGVVTLRGPVKSDEEKSKVESLAKSVAGVTSVDNKVDIKTN, from the coding sequence ATGAAACAGATGTCGAAGAAAGTGCTGGCCGTAGCACTGGTGGCTGCGCTCGGTTCTAGCTGGGCATTGGCCCAAACCGCTCCGCAAGGCCAGGCCACGCCTGCTGCGGATAACACGAAGATGAATAATCGCGACAAAGGCGATCCCGCACAAACGCCGCAAACGCAGTCGAACGCCAAGGCCGACCGCGACCTGCTGGCCTCGGTGCGCCGGACCATCGTCAAAGACAAGTCGCTGTCCACGTCCGCTCACAACATCAAGATCCTGGTCGAAAACGGCGTCGTCACGCTGCGCGGCCCGGTGAAAAGCGATGAAGAGAAATCCAAGGTCGAGTCGCTCGCCAAATCGGTGGCCGGCGTGACCAGCGTCGACAACAAAGTCGACATCAAAACCAACTAA
- a CDS encoding DEAD/DEAH box helicase has protein sequence MTFEALGLNTSIIKALTDAGYTAPTPVQQQAIPAAIAGKDLLVSSQTGSGKTAAFMLPSLHRLSEIDPATAGKTPNQEMQAARARGERPRFKAAQPKMLVLTPTRELALQVTTNTDKYSVNLRRIKAVSILGGMPYPKQMQLLAKNPEILVATPGRLIDHMESGKIDFSQLEILVLDEADRMLDMGFIDDIEKIVAATPANRQTMLFSATLDGVVGNMARRITKDPQVIQILSAANKHENITQRVHFVDDLSHKNRLLDHLLRDETLDQAVVFTATKRDADTIADRLNIAGFSAAALHGDMHQGARNRTLDSLRRGSVKILIATDVAARGIDVPSITHVFNYDLPKFPEDYVHRIGRTGRAGRNGHAISLVNHAEGMNVKRIERFTKQLIPVNVVEGYEPKKTASAPRSSARPGGWKPGDNRGGAKPGQRSFSKPGSSAGAPRREGSATGEGYKGGGYKGSNPRSNDGQRRTYGDR, from the coding sequence ATGACATTTGAAGCACTTGGTCTCAACACGTCCATCATTAAAGCCCTGACCGACGCCGGCTACACCGCGCCGACTCCAGTTCAGCAGCAGGCCATCCCTGCCGCGATCGCAGGCAAGGACTTGTTAGTTTCCTCGCAAACTGGTTCCGGCAAGACTGCAGCCTTTATGCTGCCGTCGCTGCACCGTTTGTCCGAGATCGATCCGGCCACCGCCGGCAAGACTCCTAATCAAGAAATGCAAGCCGCCCGTGCCCGTGGCGAGCGTCCACGTTTCAAAGCTGCACAGCCAAAAATGCTGGTGTTGACCCCGACCCGCGAACTGGCCCTGCAGGTAACCACCAATACCGACAAATACAGCGTCAACCTGCGCCGCATTAAGGCCGTGTCGATCCTGGGCGGTATGCCTTACCCTAAGCAGATGCAACTGCTGGCCAAGAATCCTGAAATCCTGGTGGCCACCCCAGGCCGTCTGATCGACCACATGGAATCGGGCAAGATCGACTTCTCGCAACTGGAAATCCTGGTGCTGGACGAAGCCGACCGCATGCTGGACATGGGTTTCATCGACGACATCGAGAAAATCGTTGCCGCCACCCCGGCCAACCGTCAAACCATGCTGTTCTCGGCCACGCTGGACGGCGTGGTCGGCAACATGGCGCGCCGCATCACCAAGGATCCGCAAGTGATCCAGATCCTGAGCGCCGCCAACAAGCACGAAAACATTACCCAGCGCGTGCACTTCGTCGACGATCTGTCGCACAAGAATCGCCTGCTGGATCACCTGCTGCGCGACGAAACGCTGGATCAGGCTGTGGTGTTCACTGCCACCAAGCGTGACGCCGACACCATCGCCGACCGTCTGAACATCGCCGGTTTCTCGGCTGCCGCACTGCACGGCGACATGCACCAGGGCGCGCGTAACCGCACCCTGGACAGCCTGCGTCGCGGTTCGGTCAAGATCCTGATCGCCACCGACGTCGCGGCACGCGGTATCGACGTCCCATCGATCACCCACGTGTTCAACTACGATCTGCCGAAGTTCCCGGAAGATTACGTCCACCGCATCGGTCGTACCGGCCGCGCTGGCCGTAACGGTCACGCAATCTCGCTGGTCAACCACGCAGAAGGCATGAACGTCAAACGCATCGAACGCTTCACCAAGCAACTGATTCCGGTGAATGTGGTCGAAGGCTACGAGCCGAAGAAAACCGCTTCGGCGCCACGCTCGTCGGCACGTCCAGGCGGCTGGAAACCAGGCGACAACCGTGGCGGCGCCAAGCCAGGCCAGCGTTCGTTCAGCAAGCCAGGCAGCAGCGCCGGCGCGCCACGCCGCGAAGGCAGCGCTACCGGCGAAGGCTACAAGGGCGGCGGCTACAAAGGCAGCAACCCACGCAGCAACGACGGCCAACGCCGCACCTACGGCGACCGTTAA
- a CDS encoding VIT domain-containing protein, whose protein sequence is MWNKIIVAGLLVVAGLAQAQEQRASAPMTLRARPPMVPPLMVVQGAEQPVRLQSLKVDAALSGSMAQTTLRMVFFNPNQRPLEGKLQFPLLPGQRISAFALDLEGKMRAAVPVEKARGRQILEAVERTRIDPALLEQTQGNNFQLRVFPIPAQGTRTVELTYIETLDREGANWAYRLPLAYGELEQGVALHVSVAGEAPPQASGNIGDIVFERIGDGYQAQLTRATYSASGVLKLLVPSAAAPQTYVQQIGGETYFLAEMPASTQRTPRALPKVVGLLWDSSGSGAQRQHDAELVELDRYFKAVGNGEVRLTRLRDRPEAVQRFRIVNGDWQTLRKALQDTVYDGASALADWQPQAEVNEYLLVSDGLMNYGGKQFPQLSPRQRLYVMNSAVSADTARLSALAERNGGKLLTVQADRPGAAAEMLLTDGLQVRLVSARGATDVLIHDDDAPLGMLRVSGKLIAPTAELKLELLKQDRATPLLVEVAASAPSHPLAARTWAGYKLHQLEADYELHRAAIRRLGTQFSMPTRETSLLVLDRLEDYVRYDVQPPAELQAAFDALKRMRGGELTLRRTNQLERVVQQFQHKLAWWEGNHPKPMPYPAYRENKLTRVEVTGRANGADKATTNELAMRSPPPAPSALSAPLAPPPASPAPPAPPAPAPEPLSYASGVFQRTPSPVVIAGATTRHMRPGAEPMQPSGEITVSLKRWDANSSYIARMKAARPDQLYAIYLDERPSYLNSSAFYIDVADQLFARGQRDLALRVLSNLAEMDLENRQVLRILGYRLLQAGQPELAIPVFEKIRELAEEEPQSFRDLGLAYAAAGHLQQAIDQLYEVAIRPWDGRFAEIELIALADMNAIIASPGKVKLDTSRIDPRLLKNMPLDMRVVLSWDADNSDMDLWVTDPTGERCYYGHRFTEQGGRLSVDFTGGYGPEEFSLRHAMPGKYKVEANFFGSRQQVVAGATTLQLKLTSGFGRAGARDQMVTVRLSGRGETVLVGEFEVK, encoded by the coding sequence ATGTGGAACAAAATAATCGTGGCCGGCTTGCTGGTGGTGGCGGGGCTGGCGCAGGCGCAGGAGCAACGCGCTAGTGCACCAATGACATTGCGCGCGCGGCCGCCGATGGTGCCGCCGCTGATGGTGGTGCAGGGCGCCGAGCAGCCGGTGCGGCTGCAAAGCCTGAAGGTGGACGCCGCGCTCAGCGGCAGCATGGCGCAGACCACGCTGCGCATGGTGTTCTTCAATCCGAACCAGCGTCCGCTGGAAGGCAAGTTGCAGTTCCCGTTGTTGCCGGGACAGCGGATCAGCGCCTTCGCGCTGGACCTGGAAGGCAAGATGCGGGCGGCGGTGCCGGTCGAGAAGGCGCGTGGCCGGCAGATCCTGGAGGCGGTGGAGCGCACCCGCATTGACCCGGCCTTGCTGGAGCAAACCCAGGGCAACAATTTCCAGTTGCGGGTGTTTCCGATTCCTGCGCAGGGCACGCGCACGGTGGAGTTGACATACATCGAGACGCTCGACCGCGAAGGCGCGAACTGGGCCTATCGCTTGCCACTGGCGTATGGCGAGCTGGAGCAGGGCGTGGCGTTGCACGTGTCCGTGGCCGGCGAGGCGCCGCCGCAAGCCAGCGGCAACATCGGCGACATCGTCTTCGAGCGCATTGGCGATGGCTACCAGGCTCAGCTGACGCGCGCGACATATTCGGCCAGCGGCGTGCTCAAGCTGCTGGTGCCGTCGGCGGCAGCGCCGCAAACCTATGTGCAGCAGATTGGCGGCGAAACGTATTTCCTGGCCGAGATGCCGGCCAGCACGCAGCGGACGCCGCGTGCGCTGCCCAAGGTGGTGGGCTTGCTGTGGGACAGTTCCGGCTCCGGCGCGCAGCGTCAGCACGATGCCGAATTGGTCGAGCTGGATCGCTATTTCAAAGCGGTGGGCAATGGCGAGGTGCGGCTGACCCGGCTGCGTGACCGGCCTGAAGCGGTGCAGCGATTCCGCATCGTCAATGGCGACTGGCAGACCTTGCGCAAGGCGCTGCAAGACACGGTATATGACGGCGCTAGCGCGCTGGCCGATTGGCAGCCACAGGCAGAGGTCAACGAGTACCTGCTGGTCAGCGACGGCTTGATGAATTATGGCGGCAAGCAATTCCCGCAGTTGTCGCCGCGCCAGCGCTTGTATGTGATGAACTCGGCGGTGTCAGCTGATACTGCGCGCTTGTCGGCGCTGGCCGAGCGCAACGGCGGCAAGCTGCTGACGGTGCAAGCCGATCGTCCGGGCGCGGCCGCCGAGATGTTATTGACCGACGGCCTGCAAGTGCGGCTGGTGAGCGCGCGCGGCGCGACCGATGTGTTGATTCACGACGACGATGCGCCGCTGGGCATGCTGCGCGTGTCCGGCAAGCTGATTGCGCCGACGGCGGAGCTGAAGCTGGAGTTGTTGAAGCAGGACAGGGCGACGCCGCTGCTAGTCGAGGTAGCGGCGAGTGCGCCGTCGCATCCATTGGCGGCGCGTACCTGGGCGGGCTACAAGCTGCATCAGCTGGAAGCGGATTACGAATTGCATCGTGCCGCGATTCGCCGGCTGGGTACCCAGTTCAGCATGCCGACACGCGAGACCTCGCTGCTGGTCCTGGATCGGCTGGAGGATTATGTGCGCTACGACGTGCAGCCGCCGGCCGAATTACAGGCAGCGTTCGACGCGCTGAAGCGGATGCGCGGCGGCGAGCTGACGCTGCGCCGGACTAACCAGCTGGAGCGGGTAGTGCAGCAATTCCAGCACAAGCTGGCGTGGTGGGAAGGCAATCATCCGAAGCCGATGCCATACCCGGCGTACCGTGAGAATAAGTTGACGCGGGTTGAGGTGACGGGGAGGGCGAACGGTGCGGACAAGGCGACCACCAATGAGCTGGCGATGCGCTCACCGCCGCCGGCACCGTCTGCATTATCTGCACCACTTGCACCGCCACCAGCGTCGCCTGCTCCTCCTGCTCCACCTGCGCCGGCACCGGAGCCGCTGTCGTATGCATCCGGCGTGTTCCAGCGCACGCCGAGTCCGGTGGTGATTGCCGGTGCAACTACTCGGCACATGCGGCCGGGTGCTGAACCTATGCAGCCATCCGGCGAGATCACGGTCAGCCTCAAGCGCTGGGATGCAAATTCGAGTTACATCGCCCGCATGAAGGCGGCGCGGCCAGACCAGCTGTATGCGATTTATCTGGACGAGCGGCCCTCGTACCTGAACAGCAGCGCGTTCTACATCGATGTGGCGGACCAGCTGTTTGCGCGTGGTCAGCGCGATCTGGCGTTGCGCGTGCTGTCCAATCTGGCGGAGATGGATCTGGAAAACCGCCAGGTGCTGCGCATTCTGGGCTATCGCTTGTTGCAGGCCGGGCAGCCTGAGCTGGCGATTCCGGTATTCGAGAAAATCCGCGAGCTGGCCGAAGAAGAGCCGCAATCGTTCCGCGATCTGGGCCTGGCCTACGCTGCTGCTGGCCATTTGCAGCAGGCGATTGACCAGTTGTACGAGGTGGCGATACGGCCGTGGGACGGCCGCTTTGCCGAAATCGAGCTGATTGCGCTGGCGGATATGAATGCGATTATCGCGTCGCCCGGCAAGGTGAAGCTGGACACCAGCCGCATCGATCCGCGTCTGTTAAAAAACATGCCGCTGGATATGCGCGTAGTGCTGAGCTGGGATGCCGATAATTCCGATATGGATTTGTGGGTCACCGATCCGACTGGCGAACGCTGCTACTACGGCCATCGCTTCACGGAGCAGGGCGGACGGTTGTCGGTGGACTTTACTGGCGGTTATGGGCCGGAGGAGTTTTCGCTGCGGCATGCGATGCCGGGCAAGTACAAGGTCGAGGCCAACTTCTTCGGCAGCCGCCAGCAGGTGGTGGCCGGTGCCACGACCTTGCAACTGAAATTGACCAGCGGCTTTGGCCGCGCCGGCGCACGCGATCAGATGGTGACGGTGCGGTTGAGCGGACGCGGGGAGACGGTGCTGGTGGGTGAGTTTGAGGTGAAGTAA
- a CDS encoding sigma-70 family RNA polymerase sigma factor, translating into MSTEPSDETLMLRYADGDLAAFRELYQRHQRGLYRFVAWRSPRRDWVDEVAQEAWIGLHQARGRYVPSASFRTFLYQIARNRLVDLQRQSPLLSADEAPEPQGPAADAELESQQMNSALHQAIRALPGEQKEALVLQQFSGLSLEEIATLTDAPIETVKSRLRYAMRKLREQLSAGMAAQEEQA; encoded by the coding sequence ATGTCAACCGAGCCTTCCGATGAAACCCTGATGCTGCGCTACGCCGATGGCGACCTGGCCGCTTTCCGCGAGCTGTACCAGCGCCATCAGCGTGGGCTGTACCGCTTTGTCGCGTGGCGCTCACCGCGCCGGGATTGGGTGGATGAGGTGGCGCAGGAGGCGTGGATTGGTTTGCATCAGGCGCGCGGGCGGTATGTGCCGAGCGCCAGTTTTCGCACCTTCCTGTATCAGATCGCGCGCAACCGGCTGGTGGATTTGCAGCGCCAGTCGCCGCTGCTGTCCGCCGATGAAGCGCCGGAGCCGCAAGGCCCGGCGGCTGATGCGGAGCTGGAGTCGCAGCAGATGAATTCCGCGCTGCACCAGGCGATTCGGGCGCTGCCGGGCGAGCAAAAGGAGGCGCTGGTGTTGCAGCAGTTCAGTGGTTTGTCGCTGGAGGAGATTGCGACACTGACCGACGCGCCGATTGAAACCGTCAAGAGCAGGCTACGCTACGCCATGCGAAAATTACGCGAACAGCTGTCGGCCGGCATGGCCGCGCAGGAGGAGCAGGCATGA
- the fabI gene encoding enoyl-ACP reductase FabI, protein MAFLQGKKILITGLLSNRSIAYGIAKACHREGAELAFTYVGERFKDRITEFAAEFDSKLVFDCDVGSDEQIDALFADLGKSWSQLDGLVHAIGFAPREAIAGEFLDGLSRENFRIAHDISAYSFPAMAKAALPLLKNGSSVLTLSYLGAVRAIPYYNTMGLAKASLEASVRYLAENLGKLGIRSNGISAGPIKTLAASGIKDFGKLLGFASSHAPLRRNVTIEEVGNTAAFLLSDLASGITGEITYVDGGFSHVMGLNAEDYQ, encoded by the coding sequence ATGGCGTTCTTGCAAGGCAAAAAAATCCTCATCACTGGTTTGCTGTCGAACCGTTCCATCGCTTACGGTATCGCCAAGGCTTGCCATCGCGAAGGCGCCGAACTGGCGTTCACCTACGTCGGCGAACGTTTTAAAGACCGCATCACCGAATTCGCCGCTGAATTCGACAGCAAGCTGGTATTCGACTGCGACGTCGGCAGCGACGAGCAGATCGACGCGCTGTTCGCCGACCTGGGCAAGAGCTGGTCGCAGCTGGATGGCCTGGTGCACGCGATCGGCTTTGCGCCGCGCGAAGCCATCGCCGGCGAATTCCTGGACGGCCTGAGCCGCGAGAACTTCCGCATCGCCCACGACATCTCGGCCTACAGCTTCCCGGCCATGGCCAAGGCCGCGCTGCCGCTGCTGAAAAACGGTTCGTCGGTGCTGACCCTGTCGTACCTGGGTGCGGTCCGCGCCATTCCTTACTACAACACCATGGGCCTGGCCAAAGCCTCGCTGGAAGCGTCGGTACGCTACCTGGCGGAAAACCTGGGCAAGCTGGGCATCCGCTCGAACGGCATCTCGGCCGGTCCGATCAAGACCCTGGCTGCGTCGGGCATCAAGGACTTCGGCAAGCTACTGGGCTTTGCCTCGTCGCACGCGCCGCTGCGCCGCAACGTCACCATCGAAGAAGTCGGCAACACCGCCGCCTTCCTGCTGTCGGACCTGGCCTCCGGCATCACCGGTGAAATCACCTACGTCGACGGCGGCTTCTCGCACGTCATGGGCCTGAACGCAGAAGACTACCAATAA
- a CDS encoding transglycosylase SLT domain-containing protein: MQARIPKTAVLATLVALLAPALSHAYEHATDLPTVTTALSPLPKFPVPDVASLKTKSAKLVDEDAFREKDVWGRIRSGYAIPDVSNDLVAKHVNWYATRPDYIARTTARASLYLFHVVSELEKRGMPTELALLPFIESAFNPNALSSANAAGMWQFVPGTGRDFNLKQDAFKDERRGILASTDAALTYLQRLYDMFGDWQLALAAYNWGEGSVQKAIKRNQAAGKPTDFESLADLMPAETRNYVPKLQAVKNIVANPQQYGLNLPVIDNSPYFTAVDKTSDIDLTVAAHLAELSVDEFKALNPQFKRPVITGDDQTKILLPKENAEKFHLNLAQWTKELSTWSTHKITSARESIRTLASRFHTSPEVIRQANNIPQNSVLKAGSTILVPKISASVGDIAPDVAESATVSYEAERASGKTAKGYKLPKAGKSDKSSPVSLVKARVSRDSSSKKHRKAN, encoded by the coding sequence ATGCAAGCACGCATTCCCAAAACCGCAGTCCTGGCCACATTGGTGGCGCTACTCGCGCCCGCACTGTCCCACGCCTACGAGCACGCAACAGATCTGCCGACGGTCACCACCGCGCTGTCTCCCCTGCCGAAATTCCCCGTTCCCGATGTCGCTTCCCTGAAAACCAAGTCCGCCAAACTGGTGGACGAAGATGCTTTCCGCGAAAAAGATGTGTGGGGCCGGATTCGCAGCGGTTACGCGATTCCCGATGTCAGCAATGACCTGGTGGCCAAGCATGTTAACTGGTACGCCACCCGTCCCGACTACATCGCCCGCACCACTGCGCGCGCTTCGCTGTACCTGTTCCACGTCGTCTCCGAGCTGGAAAAGCGCGGCATGCCGACCGAACTGGCGCTGCTGCCATTTATCGAATCCGCCTTCAACCCGAACGCCCTGTCGAGCGCCAACGCGGCCGGCATGTGGCAGTTTGTGCCGGGCACCGGCCGCGACTTCAACCTGAAGCAAGACGCCTTCAAGGACGAACGCCGCGGCATCCTGGCTTCGACCGACGCCGCCCTGACCTATCTGCAACGCCTGTACGATATGTTTGGCGACTGGCAACTGGCCCTGGCCGCCTATAACTGGGGCGAAGGCTCGGTGCAGAAAGCCATCAAACGCAATCAAGCCGCCGGCAAGCCGACCGACTTTGAAAGCCTGGCCGACCTGATGCCGGCCGAGACCCGCAATTACGTGCCCAAACTGCAGGCGGTAAAGAACATCGTCGCCAACCCGCAGCAATACGGCCTGAACCTGCCGGTGATCGACAATTCGCCGTACTTCACGGCGGTCGACAAGACCAGCGATATCGACCTGACCGTGGCGGCCCACCTGGCCGAGCTGTCGGTGGACGAATTCAAGGCGCTCAATCCGCAGTTCAAACGCCCGGTCATCACCGGCGACGACCAGACCAAGATTTTGCTGCCGAAGGAAAACGCCGAGAAGTTCCACCTGAATCTGGCCCAATGGACCAAGGAACTGTCCACCTGGTCGACCCACAAGATCACCAGCGCGCGCGAATCGATCCGTACGTTGGCTTCGCGCTTCCACACCTCGCCGGAAGTCATCCGCCAGGCCAACAATATTCCGCAGAACTCGGTGCTGAAAGCCGGCTCCACCATTCTGGTGCCGAAGATTTCGGCGTCGGTGGGCGACATCGCCCCGGACGTGGCCGAAAGCGCCACCGTCTCGTATGAAGCGGAACGCGCCAGCGGCAAGACGGCCAAGGGCTACAAGCTGCCGAAAGCCGGCAAGTCCGACAAGTCGAGCCCTGTTTCGCTGGTGAAAGCCCGCGTCTCGCGCGACAGCAGCAGCAAAAAACACCGCAAAGCCAACTGA
- a CDS encoding DUF1415 domain-containing protein — MSSPAIDRDVVIADTVQWLEKAVIGLNLCPFAKSVHVKKQVRYVVTEAETPEELLEKLMEELQHLADNDAEKIDTTLLIHPNVLTDFFDYNEFLDVADAALEDLGLDGFLQVASFHPQYQFDGTDVNDISNYTNRSPYPTLHLLREDSIDRAVEAFPEASDIFDKNIETLEKLGHDGWDKLMEKP, encoded by the coding sequence ATGAGCAGCCCCGCCATCGACCGCGATGTGGTCATCGCCGATACCGTCCAGTGGCTGGAAAAGGCCGTCATTGGCCTGAACCTGTGCCCGTTCGCCAAGAGCGTGCACGTCAAAAAACAAGTGCGTTACGTAGTCACCGAGGCGGAAACGCCGGAAGAGCTGCTGGAAAAGTTAATGGAAGAGTTACAGCATCTGGCCGACAACGATGCGGAAAAGATCGACACCACGCTGCTGATCCATCCGAACGTACTGACCGATTTCTTCGACTACAACGAATTCCTGGACGTGGCCGACGCCGCGCTGGAAGACCTGGGGCTCGACGGTTTCCTGCAAGTGGCCAGTTTCCACCCGCAGTACCAGTTCGACGGCACCGACGTCAACGACATCAGCAACTACACCAACCGCTCGCCGTATCCGACCCTGCACCTGCTGCGCGAAGACAGCATCGACCGTGCGGTTGAAGCCTTCCCCGAAGCATCTGATATTTTCGACAAGAATATCGAGACGCTGGAAAAACTCGGTCACGACGGCTGGGACAAGCTGATGGAAAAGCCATGA
- a CDS encoding DUF1289 domain-containing protein, producing the protein MSDLPVRPDTPCVAVCSTTFDEICRGCGRSVVEVAHWVSMTPEAKEIVWQRILAQGYPRRNT; encoded by the coding sequence ATGAGCGACCTGCCGGTCCGTCCGGACACGCCGTGCGTGGCAGTCTGCTCGACCACCTTTGACGAAATCTGCCGCGGCTGCGGCCGCTCGGTGGTCGAGGTGGCGCATTGGGTGTCGATGACACCCGAGGCCAAAGAAATCGTCTGGCAGCGCATCCTGGCGCAGGGTTACCCGCGCCGGAATACCTGA
- a CDS encoding DUF1993 domain-containing protein codes for MTTFSMYTASIPVFKQILNSLTAILDKAEVHAADKKIDPNALLQYRLFPDMLPFTRQIQIACDFAKGAAARLGGQEVPSYEDKEVTFADLKARIAKTLAYIDSVPQAQIEGSEDRAITTGSGEKTKHFVGQTYLFHYALPHFYFHATTAYDILRHNGLEIGKKDFIGSY; via the coding sequence ATGACCACGTTCTCGATGTACACCGCTTCCATTCCTGTGTTTAAGCAGATTCTGAACAGCCTGACCGCCATCCTTGACAAGGCTGAAGTGCACGCCGCAGACAAGAAGATCGATCCGAACGCGCTGCTGCAATATCGTTTGTTCCCGGACATGCTGCCGTTCACCCGCCAGATCCAGATCGCTTGCGATTTCGCCAAGGGTGCGGCCGCCCGCCTGGGTGGCCAGGAAGTGCCGTCGTATGAAGACAAGGAAGTAACGTTTGCCGACCTGAAAGCGCGCATCGCCAAAACGCTGGCGTATATCGACAGCGTGCCGCAGGCGCAGATCGAAGGCAGCGAAGACCGCGCCATCACCACCGGCAGCGGCGAGAAGACCAAGCATTTCGTGGGCCAGACCTATCTGTTCCACTACGCGCTGCCGCACTTCTACTTCCACGCCACCACCGCGTACGACATCCTGCGCCATAACGGCCTGGAAATTGGCAAAAAAGACTTTATCGGTTCGTATTAA